A window of the Arcobacter sp. F155 genome harbors these coding sequences:
- the cobA gene encoding uroporphyrinogen-III C-methyltransferase — protein MIKKIYLVGAGPGELDLLTLKAVKIIEQADVILYDALVNEEVFQFCKENCLKVNVGKRKGKHLKQQEEINDLLVGYAKTHEVVVRLKGGTPFVFGRGYEEVRAIKEAGFDVEIVSGVSSTTSVPESFMLPLVDRKFNDSYRTITGHDIDVFKSIVKSYHDRENLIIMMGVHNIKNIVEYLLSIDFPKDLPISVLSKGTTNSSSQRIFSLDEVNNQNEEFFEELKKLTPAILFIGRTIHAMKEIQ, from the coding sequence ATGATTAAAAAAATATATTTAGTTGGCGCAGGACCTGGAGAATTAGACTTACTTACACTAAAAGCTGTAAAAATAATAGAACAAGCAGATGTAATTTTATATGATGCTTTAGTAAACGAAGAAGTTTTCCAGTTCTGTAAAGAGAATTGCCTAAAAGTAAATGTAGGAAAAAGAAAAGGTAAACACCTAAAACAACAAGAAGAGATAAATGACCTTTTAGTTGGCTATGCAAAAACACATGAAGTAGTGGTAAGACTAAAAGGTGGAACTCCTTTTGTTTTCGGTCGAGGATATGAAGAAGTTAGAGCTATAAAAGAAGCTGGCTTTGATGTAGAGATTGTATCAGGAGTAAGTTCAACAACTTCAGTACCAGAAAGCTTTATGCTCCCTTTAGTTGATAGAAAGTTTAATGACTCATATAGAACTATAACAGGGCATGATATTGATGTTTTCAAAAGTATAGTTAAATCATACCATGATAGAGAAAATCTAATTATTATGATGGGTGTTCACAATATCAAAAATATCGTTGAGTATCTTTTAAGTATCGATTTTCCAAAAGATTTACCAATATCAGTTCTAAGTAAAGGAACAACAAATAGTTCTTCTCAAAGAATATTTAGCCTTGATGAGGTAAACAATCAAAATGAAGAGTTCTTTGAAGAGTTAAAAAAACTTACTCCTGCAATACTATTTATTGGAAGAACAATTCACGCAATGAAAGAGATTCAATAA
- the cbiD gene encoding cobalt-precorrin-5B (C(1))-methyltransferase CbiD: protein MSEKKVLRKGYTTGTHTVAAFRSCLDTFLVTNSQTTTKTNKIDNDDLDVTKGCEIVVSLDFDIENFLLNPTFQKPQIFSCGTNSLEIYAGLGVGVVTKKGLKIQAPYPAINPAPLEAMQEYFEIKTNKKENLHLKCCVSVTNGQEIAKQTANSKVGVLEGISILGTTGIVKPVSSSAYIDSVKTEIEFAIQNNYETIYFTLGNSAFKVACSKADEEAIIEIGNFVYDSVELATKQDAKEVIFLCGIGKMTKVYQGFKNTHNRFGVIDFTKLQLDIKENLGYEVDIEATLTVKGISQELEKVGLLDAFYEMITKKANEQIKQWFKTSNVKAIILEQKEVLGW, encoded by the coding sequence ATGTCTGAAAAAAAGGTTTTAAGAAAAGGTTATACAACAGGAACTCACACAGTTGCTGCATTTAGGTCTTGTTTAGATACATTTTTAGTTACAAACTCTCAAACAACAACTAAAACAAACAAAATAGACAATGATGATTTAGATGTAACAAAAGGCTGTGAAATAGTTGTATCTTTGGACTTTGATATTGAAAACTTTTTATTAAATCCAACTTTTCAAAAACCTCAAATATTTTCTTGTGGAACAAATAGTTTGGAAATCTATGCAGGTCTTGGTGTAGGAGTGGTAACAAAAAAGGGACTAAAAATACAAGCGCCCTATCCTGCTATAAACCCTGCTCCATTAGAAGCTATGCAAGAATATTTTGAGATAAAAACAAATAAGAAAGAAAATCTGCATCTAAAATGTTGTGTAAGCGTTACAAATGGTCAAGAAATAGCTAAACAAACAGCAAACTCAAAAGTTGGAGTACTTGAAGGTATCTCAATCCTTGGAACAACAGGAATTGTTAAACCTGTATCAAGTTCAGCGTATATAGACTCTGTAAAAACTGAAATAGAGTTTGCTATACAAAACAACTATGAGACTATATATTTTACCCTTGGAAATTCTGCTTTTAAAGTAGCTTGTTCGAAGGCAGATGAAGAGGCAATCATAGAAATAGGAAATTTTGTTTATGACTCAGTTGAACTTGCAACAAAACAAGATGCAAAAGAGGTAATCTTTTTATGTGGGATTGGAAAGATGACAAAAGTCTACCAAGGCTTTAAAAATACCCACAATAGATTTGGAGTAATTGACTTTACAAAACTTCAGTTAGATATAAAAGAGAACCTAGGCTATGAAGTTGATATTGAAGCAACTTTAACAGTAAAAGGAATATCCCAAGAGCTTGAAAAAGTGGGATTACTTGATGCTTTTTATGAAATGATTACAAAAAAAGCAAATGAACAAATAAAACAATGGTTTAAAACATCAAATGTAAAAGCCATAATATTAGAACAAAAAGAGGTGTTAGGATGGTAA
- a CDS encoding (2Fe-2S) ferredoxin domain-containing protein codes for MENKNEKLFNTMGSEVAEGFTCKPKQFDASKPIMHFKTQLFLCDDERCSKAHKGKDVAATLREVIKELALSKGEERIKVVRTGCFGACRFRSVANIYENTQRNGYLENNAIWLKNVHQYDKEKWVKLFKALSNNEKLDMAEFKIVPMSEMDTYKND; via the coding sequence ATGGAAAATAAAAACGAAAAACTTTTCAATACTATGGGAAGTGAGGTAGCAGAAGGTTTTACTTGCAAACCAAAACAGTTCGATGCTAGTAAACCTATTATGCACTTTAAAACTCAACTTTTTTTATGTGATGATGAGAGATGTTCAAAGGCTCACAAAGGAAAAGATGTAGCTGCAACTTTAAGAGAGGTTATAAAAGAACTAGCTCTATCAAAGGGTGAAGAAAGAATCAAAGTTGTAAGAACTGGTTGTTTTGGAGCTTGTAGATTTAGATCTGTTGCAAATATCTATGAAAATACACAAAGAAATGGATATTTAGAAAATAATGCTATTTGGCTTAAAAATGTTCATCAGTATGATAAAGAAAAGTGGGTAAAATTATTTAAAGCATTAAGCAATAATGAAAAACTTGACATGGCAGAATTTAAAATAGTTCCTATGTCAGAAATGGACACATACAAAAATGATTAA
- the cbiB gene encoding adenosylcobinamide-phosphate synthase CbiB, whose protein sequence is MYLELLFFAYLIDFLFGEFHIIKTLYHPIILFGNYIKWFEKKFYEDCIFRGFLLTISLLSLVFIVTFLLSKIDNIYFQALLCSFTISSKMLYDSVKEVISSDNPKHAISMLVSRDTKEMSESDINKAAIETYAENLSDGVVAPIFYMLFFGLAGAFIYKAINTLDSMVGYRNEKYENFGKFAAKLDDVVNFFPARITALLIALLFFSKKAFKAFYNYGKKHESPNAGHPISAMALVLNVSLGGPTSYFGKVKEKPYFGDGKKNIEKEDVKKALDFKLRFDIFILIVLSFFLMFSK, encoded by the coding sequence ATGTATTTAGAACTACTATTTTTCGCATATTTGATTGACTTTCTTTTTGGAGAGTTTCATATAATCAAAACTCTTTATCACCCTATTATTCTTTTTGGAAACTATATAAAGTGGTTTGAAAAAAAGTTTTATGAAGACTGTATCTTTAGAGGTTTTTTATTAACTATCTCTTTATTGTCTCTTGTTTTTATAGTTACTTTTTTATTAAGTAAAATTGATAATATATATTTTCAAGCCCTACTTTGCTCTTTTACTATCTCTTCTAAAATGCTTTATGATAGTGTAAAAGAAGTAATATCCTCAGACAATCCTAAACATGCCATCTCTATGCTTGTAAGTCGAGATACAAAGGAAATGAGTGAAAGTGATATAAATAAAGCTGCCATTGAAACTTATGCTGAAAACTTAAGTGATGGGGTTGTTGCTCCAATATTTTACATGCTCTTTTTTGGACTTGCAGGAGCTTTCATTTATAAAGCAATTAATACCTTAGACTCAATGGTTGGATATAGAAATGAAAAATACGAAAACTTTGGTAAGTTTGCAGCTAAACTTGATGATGTAGTGAACTTCTTTCCAGCTAGAATAACTGCACTTTTAATAGCCCTACTTTTCTTTTCAAAAAAAGCTTTTAAAGCATTTTATAACTACGGGAAAAAACATGAAAGTCCAAATGCTGGACATCCAATCTCAGCAATGGCACTAGTTTTAAATGTCTCTTTAGGAGGACCTACTTCGTACTTTGGAAAAGTTAAAGAAAAGCCTTATTTTGGAGATGGTAAAAAAAATATAGAAAAAGAAGATGTAAAAAAAGCACTAGATTTCAAACTAAGATTTGATATCTTTATTCTTATAGTTTTAAGTTTTTTTCTTATGTTTTCTAAATAG
- a CDS encoding cobalt-precorrin-4/precorrin-4 C(11)-methyltransferase, translating into MVYFIGAGCGDPDLVTVKAQKILQKADVVLYTGSLVPKEVLSWCKEEAIIEDSQGMKYPEIFAFLEKYKDKIIARVHTGDPSIYSTIAKQIEFLQKQNIKYEVIPGITAAFGAAASLGIEYTIPGVSQTIILSRVEGKTPNPEKLENILACKNSSLVFYLSILLLKKLKKKAIEMGYSPDTPCWVVEKATWKEEEIFKGTISDIENQVSHIKGVALILFGDFLKQEETEESHLYVKPLVKELIEAKKQKANNE; encoded by the coding sequence ATGGTTTATTTTATAGGTGCAGGTTGCGGGGATCCAGATTTAGTAACAGTAAAAGCACAGAAAATACTTCAAAAAGCTGATGTAGTTTTATATACAGGTTCACTAGTTCCAAAAGAAGTACTTTCTTGGTGTAAAGAAGAAGCTATAATAGAAGACTCACAAGGGATGAAATATCCAGAGATATTTGCATTTTTAGAAAAATATAAAGATAAAATAATAGCAAGAGTTCATACAGGTGACCCTTCTATTTATTCAACAATTGCAAAGCAAATAGAGTTTTTACAAAAACAAAATATTAAATATGAAGTAATACCAGGTATTACAGCTGCTTTTGGTGCGGCTGCTAGTCTTGGAATTGAGTACACTATTCCAGGTGTTTCTCAAACAATAATTTTATCAAGGGTCGAAGGTAAAACTCCAAATCCTGAGAAACTAGAAAATATTCTTGCTTGTAAAAATTCATCTTTAGTGTTTTACCTATCAATTTTACTTCTTAAAAAACTAAAGAAAAAAGCAATTGAAATGGGATACTCTCCTGATACTCCTTGTTGGGTAGTTGAAAAAGCTACTTGGAAAGAAGAAGAGATTTTTAAAGGAACTATTTCTGATATAGAAAATCAAGTTTCACATATCAAAGGTGTTGCATTGATTTTATTTGGTGATTTTTTAAAACAAGAAGAAACAGAAGAATCTCATCTTTATGTAAAACCACTAGTAAAAGAGCTAATTGAAGCAAAAAAACAAAAGGCTAATAATGAGTAA
- a CDS encoding precorrin-3B C(17)-methyltransferase yields the protein MAKKLYIVSSGAGGTSYITPEARNALAECEVVVSYTKYARELKELIEGKELFTSGMTHEIERCNQAIEYASQGKTTCIVSNGDANVYGMATLIVEIMDEKDLWDEVELISLPGVTSFLAAASKVGAPVSQDFSIISLSDRLTDINLIDKRVKAALDCDFVLGIYNPKSKKRILPYQNFLRALEDGYQDRIAIIASHVGRDEKEKITVTTTQDLIDQDIEHPAVSMSTLIIICNSNSKLTKNGKVLTPRGYLNKYELDGELKNK from the coding sequence ATGGCAAAAAAATTATATATAGTTAGTTCAGGAGCTGGTGGAACATCTTATATCACTCCAGAAGCTAGAAATGCATTAGCAGAATGTGAAGTTGTAGTTTCATATACTAAATATGCAAGAGAGTTAAAAGAGTTAATTGAAGGAAAAGAGCTATTTACATCAGGAATGACACACGAAATAGAAAGATGTAATCAAGCAATTGAATATGCAAGCCAAGGCAAAACTACTTGTATCGTATCAAATGGAGATGCAAATGTTTATGGAATGGCAACACTAATAGTTGAAATTATGGATGAAAAAGATTTATGGGATGAAGTTGAACTTATCTCTCTTCCTGGTGTTACTTCATTTTTAGCAGCAGCAAGTAAAGTTGGAGCACCTGTATCACAAGACTTTTCTATCATCTCACTATCTGATAGACTTACAGATATAAATTTAATTGATAAAAGAGTAAAAGCAGCACTTGATTGTGACTTTGTTTTAGGTATTTATAATCCAAAGTCTAAAAAAAGAATTCTTCCTTATCAAAATTTCTTAAGAGCCTTAGAAGATGGGTATCAAGATAGAATAGCAATTATTGCTTCACATGTAGGAAGAGATGAAAAAGAGAAAATAACAGTTACTACAACCCAAGATTTAATAGACCAAGATATTGAACATCCAGCTGTTTCTATGTCAACACTTATTATAATTTGCAATTCAAATTCAAAACTAACTAAAAATGGAAAAGTTTTAACACCAAGAGGATATTTAAACAAATATGAACTTGATGGAGAGTTAAAAAACAAATAA
- the cbiT gene encoding precorrin-6Y C5,15-methyltransferase (decarboxylating) subunit CbiT: MVTIAGNGMGDYTFTNLDFDISRFDKIICDSNFKEEASNILKLKYKEAKEYLLENYDKEEILYVVTGSPLFFSAGTIIAKNLPKDRVKIVNNTSSKTYMCEKLFISETEVDVISLHGRVDFDLQNFLQNKYTFVLCDKFTIARLKSALSFFEAKSITTTIGYKLGFVDEKIEEIDLLNFDENSIDLSQPFVLLIKKEFESKNIISEDVEFETERGMITKKYKRQLTLQNLDLEPNNLLWDIGAGSGSCAIEAYKRYKVKTTLFEKNETRVEFIKQNLTNHYVVNTKLLIGEAQEYFDSLEEIPQRIFVGGGGVEVIKQLPKLYEKLDNDGIMLINAITLKHLNLMLTALNEAKIEYEIHSISLTTYKGKLDLVEPERQLFQIKIYKKNKEEEN; encoded by the coding sequence ATGGTAACAATAGCTGGTAATGGTATGGGAGATTATACCTTTACAAATTTAGACTTTGATATTAGCAGATTTGATAAGATTATCTGTGATTCAAACTTCAAGGAAGAGGCTTCAAATATTTTAAAACTAAAATATAAAGAAGCAAAAGAGTATCTTTTAGAAAACTATGACAAAGAAGAGATTTTATATGTAGTTACTGGTTCACCTCTATTTTTTTCTGCTGGAACAATTATTGCTAAAAACTTGCCAAAAGACAGAGTAAAAATCGTAAATAACACATCTTCTAAGACCTATATGTGCGAGAAACTTTTTATTAGTGAAACTGAAGTTGATGTTATTTCTTTACACGGAAGAGTTGATTTTGATTTACAAAACTTCTTACAAAACAAATATACTTTTGTACTTTGTGATAAGTTTACTATTGCAAGATTAAAATCTGCCCTTTCTTTTTTTGAAGCTAAAAGTATAACTACAACTATAGGCTATAAGCTAGGATTTGTAGATGAAAAAATAGAAGAGATAGATTTACTTAACTTTGATGAAAATTCTATTGATTTATCTCAACCTTTTGTATTACTTATTAAAAAAGAGTTTGAATCTAAAAACATCATAAGTGAAGATGTAGAGTTTGAAACTGAACGAGGTATGATTACAAAAAAGTATAAAAGACAACTTACTTTACAAAACCTTGATTTAGAACCAAACAATCTTTTATGGGATATTGGTGCAGGAAGTGGTTCTTGTGCAATAGAAGCTTACAAAAGATACAAAGTAAAGACTACACTTTTTGAAAAAAATGAAACAAGAGTAGAGTTTATAAAACAAAATCTAACAAATCATTATGTTGTGAATACAAAACTACTAATTGGTGAAGCCCAAGAGTACTTTGACAGTTTAGAAGAAATACCACAAAGAATCTTTGTAGGTGGTGGTGGAGTTGAAGTTATAAAACAACTTCCAAAGCTTTATGAAAAGTTGGATAATGATGGAATTATGCTTATAAATGCAATTACTTTAAAACATTTAAACCTAATGTTAACTGCTTTAAATGAAGCAAAAATAGAGTATGAAATCCACTCAATCTCACTTACAACTTATAAAGGAAAACTTGATTTAGTAGAGCCTGAAAGACAACTATTTCAAATAAAGATATACAAAAAGAATAAAGAAGAGGAAAACTAA
- a CDS encoding aminotransferase class I/II-fold pyridoxal phosphate-dependent enzyme has protein sequence MKKFEHGGDIKSFAKKAKCQIEEVIDLSSNINFLKPKLDIDFNSLDISSYPNYDKLYKAISNHYNVMKSEIELYNGGSSAIFKLFENLNLKHCTIYSPAYLEYKKAALNFEYEIDLINRFKDMNKEVKKGSFVIFVNPSTPDAKCYDIKKLLKQWIKKECAILIDESFLEFTNHESATKYLKEYDKLYILKSMTKFYSSAGIRVGTIISSKENIKKLKEKEPMWKLSTFDMTYLIEVLKYKNFYKKAKKKNKENLELLYSTVKKHSFIKEIHKSEANYILVKIKGIKAKELQEKLIPYKIMIRDCSNFDFLGKYHVRIAVKSKKSIKLLEKAFSEIEKCI, from the coding sequence ATGAAAAAGTTTGAACATGGTGGAGATATAAAAAGTTTTGCAAAAAAAGCAAAGTGTCAAATTGAAGAAGTAATTGATTTATCTTCAAATATAAACTTTCTAAAACCAAAACTTGATATTGATTTTAATAGTTTAGATATATCTTCATACCCGAATTATGACAAGCTTTATAAGGCTATTTCAAACCATTACAACGTAATGAAGTCAGAAATTGAACTATATAATGGTGGTAGTTCTGCCATCTTCAAACTCTTTGAAAATTTGAACTTAAAGCATTGTACTATTTACTCTCCTGCATACTTAGAATACAAAAAAGCAGCACTAAACTTTGAATATGAAATTGATTTAATCAATAGATTTAAAGATATGAATAAAGAAGTTAAAAAAGGTTCATTTGTAATATTTGTAAATCCTTCAACACCTGATGCAAAATGTTATGACATAAAGAAACTACTAAAACAATGGATAAAAAAAGAGTGCGCAATCTTGATAGATGAAAGCTTTTTAGAGTTTACAAACCATGAATCAGCAACAAAATACTTAAAAGAGTATGACAAACTTTATATTCTAAAATCTATGACAAAGTTTTATTCAAGTGCCGGAATTAGAGTTGGAACTATTATCTCATCAAAAGAAAATATCAAAAAACTAAAAGAAAAAGAGCCCATGTGGAAACTTTCTACTTTTGATATGACCTATTTAATAGAGGTTTTAAAATATAAAAACTTCTACAAAAAAGCTAAAAAGAAAAATAAAGAAAACCTAGAATTATTGTATTCTACAGTTAAGAAACACTCTTTTATCAAAGAGATACATAAAAGCGAAGCTAACTATATTTTAGTAAAAATAAAAGGTATTAAAGCAAAAGAGTTACAAGAAAAACTAATACCCTATAAAATCATGATAAGAGACTGTTCTAACTTTGATTTTTTAGGTAAATATCATGTAAGAATTGCAGTAAAAAGTAAGAAGAGTATCAAACTTTTAGAAAAAGCCTTTAGTGAAATAGAAAAATGTATTTAG
- a CDS encoding cobalt-precorrin 5A hydrolase: protein MSKLKIALVSINQPSLNSACKLLDYLEDFEVDVYGKKDLEHNLKNLKTYEKIDTVLEDGWKKYDAIICILAMGIVVRKIAPLLESKATDPAIIVMSMDLTKVIPLLSGHIGGANELSDLLASRLPNCMNFVSTATDQTNTFAFDMFAKKNNLEIENLKCLAKISNSLLNKKEVEVKTYESIFETIPNKTNLKRVDEQSSELCVNITPFTDDNLSLKPKVYLGIGCNRDTAFEDIEASFFWFLEKHNLKKEQIENIASFEAKADEKGLLEFASKYNFDIKFYKEAEINSLQGEFSPSQATKFFGLKGVSEPSSMLVSKYNELIIPKNVYEKKITIAAAV, encoded by the coding sequence ATGAGTAAATTAAAAATAGCTCTAGTTTCAATAAACCAACCAAGTCTAAACTCTGCTTGCAAACTTTTAGATTACCTAGAAGATTTTGAAGTTGATGTTTATGGTAAAAAAGATTTAGAACACAATTTAAAAAACCTAAAAACATATGAAAAAATAGATACTGTTTTAGAAGATGGTTGGAAAAAGTATGATGCTATTATTTGTATTTTGGCTATGGGAATTGTTGTTAGAAAAATTGCACCTCTACTTGAAAGTAAAGCAACTGACCCAGCTATTATTGTTATGAGTATGGATTTAACAAAGGTTATTCCACTTCTAAGCGGTCATATTGGTGGAGCAAATGAACTGAGTGATTTATTAGCATCAAGACTTCCAAACTGTATGAACTTTGTTTCAACAGCAACAGACCAAACAAATACATTTGCCTTTGATATGTTTGCAAAGAAAAACAATCTTGAAATAGAGAACTTAAAATGCTTAGCAAAAATCTCTAACTCACTTCTAAATAAAAAGGAAGTAGAAGTAAAAACCTATGAAAGTATCTTTGAGACAATTCCTAATAAAACAAATCTAAAAAGAGTAGATGAACAAAGTTCAGAATTATGCGTTAATATAACTCCATTTACAGATGATAACCTAAGCTTAAAACCAAAAGTATATTTAGGTATTGGTTGTAATAGAGATACAGCATTTGAAGATATTGAGGCTTCATTTTTTTGGTTTTTAGAAAAACATAATCTAAAAAAAGAACAAATAGAAAATATAGCTTCCTTTGAAGCAAAAGCAGATGAAAAAGGACTTTTAGAGTTTGCTTCAAAATACAATTTTGATATCAAATTTTACAAAGAAGCAGAGATAAACTCACTACAAGGTGAATTTAGTCCATCTCAGGCAACAAAGTTTTTTGGACTCAAAGGTGTTAGTGAACCTTCATCGATGTTAGTTTCAAAATATAACGAACTTATCATACCTAAAAATGTGTATGAGAAAAAAATCACAATAGCAGCCGCAGTATAA
- a CDS encoding metallophosphoesterase, with protein MQIAILSDIHGNIYALQEVIKDIRNRNIEVVLNLGDMFYGPIEPRATYELIRENKFINICGNQDREILEASLAQLEENPTLRYTYEDLGEEVLYWIQDLQFEKIIGGTYYMVHGTYFDDSQYLLEDISNGEINLRSDEEIIKLTDNIKAPFIFCGHSHLPRVHKLNSGQIVINPGSVGLQAYEDELPIKHKMQNHTPHAAYTILTVEENQYSVEQVRVAYDYEKAAKKAEDNGRPDWAHALRTGEVLEN; from the coding sequence ATGCAAATAGCAATTTTATCTGATATACATGGAAATATTTATGCTTTACAAGAAGTAATAAAAGATATTAGAAATAGAAATATTGAAGTAGTTTTAAATCTTGGAGATATGTTTTATGGACCAATTGAACCAAGGGCTACATATGAACTTATAAGAGAGAATAAATTCATAAATATCTGTGGAAATCAAGATAGAGAAATCCTTGAAGCAAGTCTTGCTCAACTAGAAGAAAACCCTACTTTAAGATATACATATGAAGACTTAGGAGAAGAAGTTTTATACTGGATTCAAGACTTGCAGTTTGAAAAAATCATTGGTGGTACATATTATATGGTTCATGGAACATACTTTGATGATAGCCAGTACTTATTAGAAGATATTTCAAATGGCGAAATAAATTTAAGAAGTGATGAAGAGATTATCAAACTAACAGATAATATTAAAGCCCCTTTTATCTTTTGTGGACACTCTCACTTACCTAGAGTTCATAAGTTAAACTCTGGGCAAATAGTTATAAATCCAGGTTCTGTAGGACTACAAGCATATGAAGATGAACTTCCAATTAAACATAAAATGCAAAACCATACACCACATGCAGCCTATACTATTTTAACAGTAGAAGAAAATCAATATAGTGTTGAGCAAGTAAGAGTTGCATATGACTATGAAAAAGCAGCAAAAAAAGCAGAAGATAATGGAAGACCTGATTGGGCACATGCTCTAAGAACAGGAGAGGTTTTAGAAAACTAA
- a CDS encoding precorrin-8X methylmutase: protein MEFKLEQPPINIGADISNKSFEMISEELKDYEKINEFDKGQQEVISRLIHTTTCFDEVLNNIYFSKDAIKRVQKLLLNKAKIIVDVNMIKVGLSDFYLKQYENEVVCYINEPFTYEMAEKNKTTRSYAAVVEAIKKHKDEPLVLACGNAPTFIYAAINTLIEQKVDLNNVAFLLFPVGFVNVVESKAYGRKFCDHFDVAGIIMEGRFGSSTMTVATLHAIYKLIKDYDKDEKYNGK, encoded by the coding sequence TTGGAATTTAAACTAGAACAACCACCAATAAATATAGGTGCTGATATTTCAAATAAATCATTTGAAATGATTAGTGAAGAATTAAAAGATTATGAAAAGATAAATGAGTTTGATAAAGGACAACAAGAGGTAATAAGTAGACTTATTCATACTACTACTTGTTTTGATGAAGTATTAAACAATATTTACTTTTCAAAAGATGCAATTAAAAGGGTGCAAAAACTACTATTAAACAAAGCAAAGATAATAGTTGATGTAAATATGATTAAAGTTGGACTTAGTGACTTTTATTTAAAGCAGTATGAAAATGAAGTTGTATGTTATATCAATGAACCTTTTACATATGAAATGGCAGAAAAAAACAAAACTACAAGAAGCTATGCAGCAGTTGTAGAAGCTATTAAAAAACATAAAGATGAGCCACTAGTTTTAGCTTGTGGAAATGCCCCTACTTTTATCTATGCTGCAATTAATACTTTAATAGAGCAAAAAGTAGATTTAAACAATGTTGCTTTTCTACTATTTCCAGTAGGTTTTGTAAATGTTGTTGAATCAAAGGCTTATGGTAGAAAGTTCTGTGACCATTTTGATGTAGCAGGGATTATTATGGAAGGAAGATTTGGAAGTTCTACTATGACAGTAGCAACTCTTCATGCAATCTATAAGCTAATCAAAGATTATGATAAAGATGAGAAATATAATGGAAAATAA
- a CDS encoding iron ABC transporter permease yields the protein MSSMKYLAYTLSVVLIFSSCFIGETTISLNEIFDSSTTSYMIFWELRVPRIILAFFVGAVLSLSGLIFQTIFKNILITPYTLGIASGTTLFTAISIVFFPMVALYISGILGSFITIFILYFISKQINKNATFASTNSILLIGIALSFFYSSALMLIFFLSTLQENYSIVRFTLGSLDVVGYNSSLAVFLVALILLVVSMIKRKDIKLLLLSNDIAFLKGLNVNRLNLILLMTISLAVGVSISFVGPIGFVGLIIPHILRLIYKQSADKLILPVFFYGGVFLVLSDLISRVLNTASSLPIGVVTSFIGAPFFVYLLFRKHKKKT from the coding sequence ATGAGTTCAATGAAATATTTAGCTTATACTTTAAGTGTGGTATTGATTTTTTCTTCATGTTTTATTGGAGAAACTACTATTTCTTTAAATGAAATATTTGATAGTTCAACTACTTCATATATGATATTTTGGGAGCTTAGAGTTCCAAGAATTATCTTAGCCTTTTTTGTTGGAGCTGTTTTAAGTCTTAGTGGGCTTATTTTCCAAACTATTTTTAAAAATATTTTAATAACACCTTATACTTTAGGAATAGCAAGTGGAACAACACTTTTTACAGCTATTTCAATAGTGTTTTTTCCTATGGTAGCTCTTTATATCTCAGGTATATTAGGCTCTTTTATCACTATTTTTATTCTATATTTTATTTCAAAACAGATAAACAAAAATGCAACTTTTGCTTCAACTAATTCTATTCTTTTAATAGGTATTGCTTTATCGTTTTTCTATTCATCAGCATTGATGTTGATATTCTTTTTAAGTACTTTGCAAGAGAACTATTCTATTGTAAGGTTTACCCTTGGAAGTCTTGATGTAGTAGGGTATAACAGCTCTTTAGCTGTGTTTTTAGTTGCCCTTATTCTTTTAGTTGTATCAATGATAAAAAGAAAAGATATAAAACTTTTACTTCTTTCAAATGATATTGCATTTTTAAAAGGACTAAATGTAAATAGATTAAATCTAATACTTCTTATGACTATCTCTTTAGCTGTTGGAGTTAGTATTAGTTTTGTAGGTCCAATTGGTTTTGTAGGACTTATTATTCCACATATTTTAAGACTTATTTATAAACAAAGTGCCGATAAACTTATTTTGCCAGTATTCTTCTATGGTGGTGTGTTTTTAGTGCTTTCTGATTTGATTTCAAGGGTTTTAAATACGGCTTCTTCTTTACCTATTGGAGTTGTTACTTCATTTATAGGTGCGCCGTTTTTTGTATATTTACTATTTAGAAAACATAAGAAAAAAACTTAA